The Gloeocapsa sp. PCC 73106 region CTCAAAGGGAAGCTTACGGTTAATCCGTCTTCCCCGTCTTGCTCGTCGCATGAGACGACGCTTATCCATCCTTTCTCTAACTCGTTTGAAGGGTAACTCTAGATGAGCCGTCCAAAGTGTATAAAGAGAGGATTGAACACCTATTCCTGAGAACAATTTACCTGGATCAATTCCTACAGAAATAGGCTGAGTTTGATCGCTTGATGGTGTTTCGGTTAACTGAATATAAAAAATACCGAGGTCGTTGAATTGTCCAAAAGCTTTCCCTTCCTTAATCCATCTTCTTGCACGACTAGGTTTAGTCGGCATTAGAGGTTGATTGTCTTTTGAAATTACAGGCACTCTTTGCATGGGAGATAATCCTCAAGAGTTGAGTTTGTGTCCCTTCGCCCACCTAACTAACCATGTCCTGTCTTTAGCAGCACTCGTACCAATCGGGTTTAGATGGGATCCA contains the following coding sequences:
- a CDS encoding RRXRR domain-containing protein, with translation MQRVPVISKDNQPLMPTKPSRARRWIKEGKAFGQFNDLGIFYIQLTETPSSDQTQPISVGIDPGKLFSGIGVQSSLYTLWTAHLELPFKRVRERMDKRRLMRRARRGRRINRKLPFELRAHRQKRFSNRKQSKLAPSIRANRQLEIRVVSELSKI